A region from the Pungitius pungitius chromosome 16, fPunPun2.1, whole genome shotgun sequence genome encodes:
- the rbm27 gene encoding RNA-binding protein 27 isoform X1 yields the protein MIIENVEALKSWLAKLLEPICDADPSALANYVVALVKKDKPEKDLKALCADQLDVFLQKETTGFVDKLFESLTTKNYLGNPAAKEVPKEEVKPPAVKAEAVEAETLEEERENRRRRSPLRNRPEFNDARGRDDRRRDERKRRDFDRHGKSGSESNRERERHERRPRGRSYSRSLSRSRSGSRGKSRDREHRGGRDFKSKFELERKDTDCYNSSNTSGSQQQQQQQQHPPPLLPTPPHQFSSTSSAGVSGAGGVPIVTPAHLPDSTTDSWSGYYGTQRQDGVGKPFGSKSVSLKQRCRDYDEKGFCVRGDLCPFDHGNDPLIVDDVNLPNMIPFPPPPVMPPTGLPRPPITEPPPPLRMPAMPPFGQPPPPGVFPMSGPPLIATSGIDAPNHQAAITSSPPIGPPGLGRPPPLPPPPQPSPSSSVSLHPQYVQSEYNYDPEGYNPESPGLTAAGRNPYRQFIPRVQTQRSNLIGLTSNEGQGSRAANIVIQTEPAIAANTPGNNVCRFNTEQDNRKRTIGPSTAEGPIVKKPWMEKPNFNNQHKNPFPKRYYYVNTKLEVRKIPRDLNNIAKLNEHFSKFGTIVNIQVVFGGDPEAALIQYTKNEEARRAISSIEAVLNNRFIRVYWHREPGTNATGLQEQSSGSQSAGSPASPALQQQQQQQQQHGNMHKQGIKQHSPAAYVFNKTVPKHRVPALPGLTAGTRLDSLNPNADAVTVAPALTNPQKSPYTSTALKSSSKSFGKTGKALEAQEVLKKKQEAIKLQQDMRRKKQEMLKTQMECQKALINRLDKNRGMKPEERANIMKTLKELTEKIAQLQNEMNPASQVSSVKPNHGQSKTKTDAQKELLDAELDFHKKMSSGEDTTDLKRKLGQLQVEATRLGLIRSPAGRGRGRGKMALEPGLVHVGRGRGRSREMMARGGTVNRMVVDHRPRALAILGVTQEEKEELMPHFVNFGEIEDFRDQDANSVVMTFKTRSEAENAANQGAKFKGRVLQISWYKPKTPSAATEPEEEEAKDDENPKEASSYLPGEEEEEEEEDDDEDDEYESRSWRR from the exons ATGATCATAGAGAATGTTGAAGCCCTGAAGTCATGGCTGGCAAAACTCCTGGAACCGAT TTGTGATGCTGACCCCTCCGCATTAGCCAACTATGTGGTGGCTCTTGTGAAGAAGGACAAACCGGAGAAAGATCTGAAGGCACTGTGTGCTGACCAGCTTGACGTCTTCCTACAAAAAG AGACAACGGGGTTTGTCGATAAACTCTTTGAAAGTCTGACAACCAAGAACTACCTTGGGAATCCCGCTGCCAAGGAAGTACCGAAAGAAGAAGTCAAACCACCTGCAGTGAAAGCTGAGGCCGTGGAG gcTGAAACTctagaggaagagagagaaaacaggcgGAGAAGAAGTCCTCTGAGAAACCGCCCTGAATTCAACGATGCCAG GGGCCGCGATGACAGGAGGCGAGATGAGCGCAAGCGCCGCGACTTTGACCGCCACGGGAAGAGTGGAAGCGAATCCAACCGCGAGCGGGAGCGCCACGAGCGCCGCCCCCGTGGGAGGAGCTACAGCCGCAGCCTCAGCCGCAGCAGGAGCGGCAGCCGAGGAAAGAGCAGGGACCGGGAGCACAGAGGAGGCAGAG ACTTCAAGTCAAAGTTTGAGCTGGAACGGAAGGATACGGACTGCTACAACTCTTCCAACACCTCCggctcgcagcagcagcagcagcagcagcagcacccgcCGCCTCTCCTGCCCACACCTCCGCACCAGTTTTCTTCCACGTCGTCCGCTGGAGTCTCGGGCGCTGGAGGGGTTCCCATAGTGACGCCGGCTCACCTGCCCGACAGCACCACAGACAGCTGGTCCGGCTACTATGGCACCCAGCGGCAGGACGGGGTCGGCAAGCCATTCGGCAGCAAGAGCGTTTCGCTCAAACAGCGCTGCAGGGATTACGATG AAAAGGGATTTTGTGTTCGCGGTGACCTTTGTCCGTTCGACCACGGAAACGACCCACTCATCGTGGACGATGTCAATCTACCCAACATGattcccttccctcctccgccTGTCATGCCCCCTACTGGGCTGCCCAGGCCCCCGATCACTGAgccaccccctcctctcaggATGCCTGCGATGCCCCCTTTTGGCCAGCCTCCCCCACCAGGTGTCTTCCCCATGAGTG GACCCCCACTGATAGCAACTAGTGGCATTGATGCTCCCAACCACCAAGCGGCAATCACTTCTTCCCCTCCTATCGGACCACCCGGTCTGGGGCggccgcctcctcttcctcctccacctcaaccCTCCCCGTCCTCATCAGTGTCTCTTCATCCCCAATATGTCCAGTCCGAAT ATAATTACGATCCAGAGGGCTATAACCCAGAATCGCCAGGCCTAACTGCAGCAGGTCGTAACCCGTACCGTCAGTTCATCCCCCGGGTGCAGACCCAGCGCTCCAACCTCATCGGCCTCACCTCCAACGAAGGACAAGGATCCAGAG CCGCGAACATAGTGATACAGACAGAACCTGCCATTGCAGCCAACACTCCAGGAAATAACGTGTGCCGCTTCAACACTGAGCaggacaacaggaagaggaccaTTGGACCTAGTACGGCTGAGGGACCAATAGTTAAAAAACCCTGGATGGAGAA GCCGAACTTTAACAACCAACATAAGAACCCTTTTCCCAAGAGGTATTATTATGTGAACACCAAGTTGGAGGTACGCAAGATCCCTCGTGACCTCAACAACATCGCCAAGCTCAACGAGCACTTCAGCAAGTTTGGAACAATCGTCAACATCCAG GTGGTGTTTGGCGGAGACCCCGAGGCGGCGTTGATCCAGTACACCAAGAACGAAGAAGCCAGGCGGGCCATATCCAGCATCGAGGCGGTCCTCAACAACCGCTTCATCCGCGTGTATTGGCACCGCGAGCCCGGCACCAACGCCACGGGGCTTCAGGAGCAGAGTTCCGGCAGCCAGTCGGCCGGGTCGCCGGCCAGCccagcgctgcagcagcagcagcagcagcagcagcagcacggcaACATGCACAAG CAGGGGATAAAGCAGCACAGTCCAGCCGCCTACGTGTTTAACAAGACGGTGCCCAAGCATCGCGTGCCGGCATTGCCGGGGCTCACGGCCGGGACCAGGCTGGACAGCCTGAACCCAAACGCCGACGCAGTCACT GTGGCGCCTGCACTGACTAACCCCCAGAAGAGCCCGTACACTTCCACAGCCCTCAAATCCTCCTCAAAGAGCTTTGGGAAAACGGGAAAAGCACTAGAAGCACAGGAAGTCCTCAAGAAGAAACAG GAGGCGATAAAACTCCAGCAGGACATGAGAAGGAAGAAGCAAGAGATGTTAAAGACTCAGATGGAGTGCCAGAAG GCCTTGATAAACCGGCTGGACAAGAACCGAGGGATGAAGCCGGAGGAGCGGGCCAACATCATGAAGACGCTAAAGGAGCTGACGGAGAAGATCGCACAGCTGCAGAATGAAATGAACCCCGCCTCCCAGGTATCCAGTGTTAAACCGAACCACGGCCAGTCCAAGACAAAGACTGAT GCCCAAAAGGAATTGCTGGATGCTGAGCTGGACTTTCACAAGAAGATGAGCTCTGGAGAGGATACAACAGACCTCAAGAGGAAACTGGGACAGTTACAGGTCGAG GCCACTCGGTTGGGTCTGATCCGGTCCCCGGCGGGTCGAGGTCGGGGCCGGGGCAAGATGGCGCTGGAGCCCGGCCTGGTGCACGTGGGCCGCGGGAGGGGGCGAAGTCGGGAGATGATGGCTCGGGGTGGGACCGTGAACCGTATGGTGGTGGACCACAGACCCAGGGCCCTGGCCATTTTGGGTGTCactcaggaggagaaggaggagcttaTGCCCCACTTTGTG AATTTTGGCGAGATTGAAGATTTCCGCGACCAAGACGCAAACAGTGTTGTCATGACCTTTAAGACGAGAAGCGAAGCAGAGAAT gcTGCTAACCAGGGAGCAAAGTTCAAGGGTCGCGTGCTGCAGATTTCCTGGTACAAGCCGAAGACGCCTTCCGCCGCAacggagccggaggaggaggaggcgaaaGATGACGAGAACCCG AAGGAAGCTAGCTCTTATTTGCccggcgaggaagaggaggaggaggaagaggacgacgacgaggacgacgagtaCGAGAGCCGGTCCTGGAGACGATGA